The DNA window cTCCGCCGCCCCCTCGGTCTCCTCGGGGTCCCGCGGGGGCTCGGCCAGGTCAGCGGCGCTGGCGCTGCGCCGGCTGAGCTGTCGCGGGCAGCGCTGCCTCCTGCTCCGCTGcgctgcctgcagcagcctcctgctggcCGAGCGGCTCCGGGCTGCCCGGGGGGGCTCCTCTCCGGGGGGCTCCTCCGCCGGGAAACCGTCCAGGGAGAAGCGGCTCTCGGAGCCCAGCGGGGTGGAGGGCGAGTGCTCGTTGCTGGCCATCTCCACGCCGGAATCCTCGGACTCTGACTTGAGGAGCCTCCCGCCGGccggggggctgctggggggctgcgggggtCCCCGGGTGCTCATTCCCCGCGGGGGCTGCCGCGGGCTCTCCTGCAGCCGGCGGTAGACGCTGGCGGAGGTGCGCACGATGCAGCTCTCGGCCGACTCCCAGGGACCATCTGCGGGGAAGGGAGGATCGGTGGGCTCagctggggggtccctgggcagAAAACTGCGTGCCCACCACCCCTCTAAGCCCCCTAGAGCAACtccagcagtgcccaaggccgctctcccccctgcccagcagtcCATACGCTCCTACAGCCCCAGTGTGTTGTCTCTACTCCCCAAAGACACGGCCCTGGCCTccaccatcctcctcctcctcctccctagctgagctgctggggggcACCCACGGCCCCCACCCTGACCTGGGCAGGGCTCTTGAGCCGGGTTGTTCTGTATCCCGCCTCAGCTCGGTGCCGGCAACCCAGGACAGAGCACGGCCGTGGGATCCCGGATCTGGGAtggctccagcacctccagctcctcgCACTTGTCCCCATGGGATGGGTGGCATGGCCAGCCGGGATGTGCCCCCCAGCACCCCGCAGCTCCAGGTGGGATTGTGCTGCATCCATGGCAATCTCGGCACTCCCCGCCCAGCACTCgctcccttcccagccaggcCGCGGGCTCGGCGAGGTGGCAGCGGAGCTTTGGCACCTCCTGCAGGCTGCCCACCCCCCAAAGCCCCGCTCGGGGACTTGCCACCCCCTCGAACGCACTCACAGCAGCTGAACCTCCTCTTCCAGACGGCGCGGGAGCCACCCCACATCGCCGAGAGCCAGAGCCGAGTGCCGGGCGCGCGTCCCGGCGCTCCCTTTTATAGCCACCCCAGCCGGCGACGGGCCCTgcatccagaggcacctcaTTACAGGACCGGTTCCCAACTGGTTCCTCGCAGGGCTTGGGATCGGCGATACTGGCTGGGCCAGTGGTTAAGgactcccttcccaccccagctGGGAAGGCGAGAGGGCTGTTTGGGCGCCGGCAGGCAGCCAGGTGCCGCCTGCATCCCACCGAATTCCAGAAAACTCACTCAGGGCTCCAGCGTGGGCTGAATTCACCGCTCGGGGATCCCGGTgctcccaaattcctgcccttcctgcagccacagcactcACCGTGCATCCCTCGGGGGCTGGAGAGGCCGAGGGGAGCCGGGAAGCGGCGGCCAGCCCCGGGACAATCCGGCCGTTCAGTGGGATTGAATCCCAGCAACGCCGGGGAGCAGCCCGTCCGCCCCGGCAAGATTGAATCCCAGGAATTCCGGGGGGCAGCCCCTCCACCGCAGCTCCAGTGGccgctgccagcagcacagttCCCACACGCCGCAATTCCACAGGCTCCAGGACCCCTCGTGCCAAGGGGCCGCTGCCCCCTCCACCGCGGGGGTGTCACCGCAGCCCCGCGGGCGTGGGGGGCGCTGGCAGGGTGAGAAGGGGCGTGGGGGTCCCATCAGCTCCTCCTGGGGTGCCCCCCGCGTTGGCAGCTCAGCCCCGGTACCTCCCAGacgctgctgctggaggggtcCCGGCACAGCCGGAGCTGCGGCACACACGGAGGTGAGCCCTgggttttggggacccccctgcCGCATTTGGGGACGGGCAGCGGCCTGTAAGCCCAAACAAGGGAAGGGAAAACCTgaattcccagcacagctggtcGCCTGGgcccctcccagcagggagTAGATGAAAACCagggctccagggacaccttttAGCACAAACGGGGGGTTCCGGGGAGCCCCCAGGTTCCTTCTCAAGCACAGACAACACAAACTGGGCTTCCGAGGACCCCGGCTTCCCTCTCTAGCACAGACACCTCAAAGCAGAGATCCCTGAGGATCTCCTCCAGCATGATCCTCGAGGGCTGGAGACCCCGAGGGACCCCCCAGAAGCGGGGGAGcctccacagccccaggggcCACCGACTCACCGAGCTCACCACGGAGCGGCTGCACCGTGAAGGCTCCGCGGCGGCGCAGCATCCTCGGGATGTACCGGGAGCGAGGGGGTGAAACCGGGAACAGGGAACGGACAGAGAGCACCGGGAACGGGCAGGGAGCACCGGGGCTGCTCCTCCGCTGCTTTAtggggcagggccggggggcggcacagccccggggcggggcgggggtaGGAGGCCGCccccctgcctgggcagccccttccccccCAGCCTCAACTGTGTTATCCCAGGAGGGCTCAAAGCCtttattcctctttttcctgTGTGGAGAGGGCGGGAGAAGGGCAGGACTTTCATCGTgatcatcatcatcctcctcctcccccgcTAGGTGTTACAGAGCCACGGAATGGTTGTGttgggaccttaaagcccatccagtgccacccctgccctgagcagggacacgtcccactgtcccaggctgctcccagcctcttccatcctggccttgggcacctccaggggtccaggggcagccccagctgctccggGATGATTAATTGGGAATTCGATGGTGAGAGCTCCATGACCCAGCCCGGGGTGCACGGGGAGCAGTGGCACACCCCAAAGAGACCCCCGTGAGaccccaggcaggaggggaggggcGGTCCTGGCTGTCCCTCCTGCAGAGGGACACGAGAAGGGACAGGCCGCTGATAACGGCGAATCCCAAGATAACAGCAAAGCCCAGATAACAGCAAAGCCATCTCCGTGTACGCGGGCACGGAGGGCGGGGAGAGGCGATAagagcacctggagcaggacAAAGGCCTCGACCAATAGCCCCCAATAAACCCGGACAcctcccagggatgcagggaggggCCAGCCAGCCCTCAGGGCAGCCCTGACCTTTCTGTGAGCGGGACAAGGAGCGGCACCGGAGCACCTGGACCCCCACCccggctgcaggcaggagggctgaggggtctgagggggtCCCTGGCTGCACCCCGGGTTTGGGGTAGaaccctccttccctctgccctggggtgCCGGCACAGAGCAGACACGGCACTGGAgcaaatatatattatatttgaAAAGAATCTGGTTTAATTCCTCGGAGAAGCCCTTTGCAGTCAGTGCACAAGCGGTGCCAGCCCCTCTCGGTACCCAAGTGCTCAAGCGACCCCGCCACaatgtcccctcggtgtcccccaGGCTGAGAACTCACCCACGAAGGGGTGAAGACGGGCGGCTGCATCgcatcccccccaaaccccatccatcCCCAGCCCGGCAGCGtcctcagcccccagcccagccctaaCCCCCCCTGGGGTCACGGGGGGCGCTGGGCTGACCCCACCGCGCGGTGCCGGTGGCCGGGGCTCAGGAGCGGGGGGACACGGGCCGGGGCACGGGCCCCCCCGGGGGTCCCTGGTAGCGCAGGCGGGCGTGTTTCTCGCAGAACAGCTCGTCCCCCACCCAGAAGTGGCCGCGCATCTTCAGGCTGAGGCCGCAGTCGGCGCAGGTGTAGCAGGACGGGTGCCGGTAGCGCCCGTCCTGGATCCGCACCGCTTGTGTCCTGCGGGGGTGGGGACAGGCGGTCAGCCGAGCCACCCCgtgtgtccccagggtcccctccCACCCGGGCTCAGCCCTATCGTGGCCCTGGAGCgatggcagggatggatcctgcCCTGGGACCACCCTGGGACCACTCACACCCCAGGACCGCCCCCATTTCCACCCTGAAGGAGCgatggcagggatggatcctgcCCTGGCCCCACTCACACCCCAGGACCGCCCCCATTTCCACCCTGAAGGAGCgatggcagggatggatcctgccctgcgcccccagccccattcccaccccacaaTCAGCCCCATTTTAACCCCTCCGGCAGCGACAGCAGGGGCGGATCCTGCCCCGGGAACTGCCCCACCCACACCCCGCATTATTTTATCCCTGCGGGGAGCAACGTCAGGGACAGATCGGGCCCCGCGCCTGAGAGCAGCCCCTTCTTGGCTTTGCCAGGAGGGACGGCAGGGACAGACccagccccgggcccccccgggcccccagccccactcacgCGATGCTGCTCCCGCACTTCTCACAGACGTGCAGCTTCTGCACCCCGGCCACGGGCTTGCGGGCCCCGGCCGAGAGCcggctggggaagggggctgCGGGACCTCCTGAGGGGACACGAGGCCATCAGAGtcctgccaccccctgccagaCCTCCCGCCGCCCTCCGTGCCCCGCTCAcctccttcctcatcctccagCGCCTCCTGGAGCAGGCGGAAGGTGCTGGATTGCCGCGGGGCCGTCCGCAGCTCCCGGTTCTCCTGCAGCATCTTGTAGACCTCCGAGTCCTCCTCCAAGCGCCTCATGGTCGGCTCCgagccctggctgggggggCGCAGCCCgaggggagattttggggggggtatTCCCAGCGCCCGGATTCCGGGATCCACCCGGCTGCACCCCACAGCCCGTCCGCCACCTGCTCCCTCCACCccgggagctgccccagcctgcccGGCCCTCCCACGGCCCCACCTGCCTACAGGTGAGTTAACCCTTTCCACGGGCTCCCTCAGCACCCACGGGTGACAAAGCAgcgtggggacactgggctgggagctccccTGCCGCGGggtcccccccaccccagagcccccagcccgcTCCATACCTGTGGCAGGTGCTGGCAGAAGGGGAGGAGAGGCGCCTctccctgggggctgcccagggggtttggggagctcCGAGCTCCGGTGAGGGTGGCCGGTGGGGGGGAGGCAGGACgggtccctgggagctgctctggcgGCTCGGGGGTCGCTCCTGGCAGGGGGAGACGGGAGGGATGTCCTGGGGGGGgccggcagcagcagcccccagatAGAGCCGAGGGTGCCCACAGAgcctccctctgcccccaggCACCCCAAGGACACCCAGCCCAGGCCCAGGGGCTTTCCCCAAGCCCAGGTCTccagaggggtgcagggatgctCCGTGGGGtggctgcttctccttcccaccCAGGCTGGGGCCAGTGGCACCCCCCAGGggggccagggcagtgcccccagcccatAACCCAGGGCCTGCGCCCGTCCCCTCCCCTCCATCTGCTCCTGCTTAGCGGCCCTGGCGAGGCCGGGAAGCAGAGCCCGCCCTGGCTAAGTGGAAGCCGATGTTTTCCCGATGTTTTCCCGATGTTCCCGGGAGCAGCTGCCACGCAGATGGGAACGAATCCCTCGGGACCCcggggtgggcacagggcacagggacccccTGCCTGCACCCgtggggtgggagaggggcagCGCCGAGGCTCTGCGGGGTCACGAAGGATGAGCTAAAATTAGGCACGGGAGGAGCCGGGCCTTGGCCTCATCCCTGGCGGCTTCCAGCGCCAGCCCGGCCCGGGATGCGAGGAAGAGTGGGATGGATCCAAGGGCAGCCATCCCCTCACCgcccctggggcacaggggctTGGCTGGGGGCTCCGGGCACGGCACCCTCATGTCCCCGACCCTGTGGACCCTCCGGGGCAGGGATGGAccctgtgggacagggagggacccTTCGGAGCCGGCACCAAAGCAAACACggagctggggaggaaggagggagcgGGCGGCCGGAGGAGCCAAGGggcggccggggctgcggccaaaggcagctgggaagggccGCGCTCGGGGCCGCGGCGCTTCCCAATTTGGgcttgaaaaacaagaaaaagagaaagcggggagggaggaaaggagggagacGCCAAGCCCGGAGCCAGCGGCTGCCCGCAGGGAGGATAGGGCGGCCGCGGGCATCCTGGGACGGAGCTCGGGGCTGGAGGAGCATCCAGCCCCCGCGCGTCTCGGTCCCACTCCCGGCGCATCCCGATCCCACTCCCGGGGTGTCccacggcggcggcggcgcgccGGGCCGCGGGTCCCTGCCCGGCCAACACCCCAGTGCCCCGGGCTGGCAGCAGCGGGGCTGGGCCTTCCCAAACTGGTTTGGCCTCCCCAGGCTGGCGCCGCTGCCAAGAGGAGCAAAACATCCCTGGGCAGGTGCGGCGgtgcccgcggggccgggggcgctGCCAGCGcggcggggaggggacacccgCGGCAGCCACCGCAGACGGGGACCCCGGGgacagtggggctgggcagggacgTGGCCGtgggggggcagagggggcgGTTTAGGGGCTCAGAGCGGGGTTGTTTTCGGGCTCGGAGGAGGGTGGTTTGGGGGCTCAAAATGAGGTGATCTGGGGGCTCCAGGGGGGAAGGTTTAGCATGGCAAAGGGGAAAGGTTTGGCGGTTCAAAGCAGGGAGGTTTGGGGCTTAAAATGGGGTTCAGAGGGGGATGGTTTTCGGGTTCAAAAGATTTTGGTGCACAGATGCTCCCCGAGCATCTCTGCCTGGCCCTCggcagcccccccagctccctgctcacctggcgGAGGCCGGGACAGGTGAACTCCTGCTCctgtgagctgggggagagaagggagcCATCAGGGGGGTCCCtggccctccccagccccctcctcacccccagTCCCCCCGTGCAGCCTtacctggcactgccaggtggGTGGGTGAGGGATGCCAGGCTGGGGTCGAGGGTCCTCAGGGCACTTTGGCTGTCACTCGGCATCTGCAGCAtgtcctggggaggggagggtgacaccagcagctgccaccagccctggctggggggcCGAGGTgcacaggggctgcccaggtCTCACCTGGAAACGCGTGGCCAACCTCTCCAGCGAGGTGTCCCCGTTGGTGTGGCTGGGAGATGGCACCGGGGACCTGAGGGccaagggagagcagcagggtttgggatctgCCCCAGGAGCCCCAAACCGCTGTGCACAGCACGCTGTGACCCTTCTCTGCAGCCCCGGGAGCCACCGAGGCACAGCTGGGTCCCCAGCTGGGACCAGTTGGCCAGGTAACGGctgccagcgctgcctggcCTCGTTAGCACCCGACTCCTTAATTAGAGAGCCGGGACAGGCTCCCGCTGGGATGACACCGCCCCAGGAGTCACCGAGGGGGTGGGAACAAGTGACACACACGTGGTTGGGGACCCCAGCCCGCGTGCAGACACCGCTGGCACCCAGGGCCAGGTGTcggggctgctccagcactcaCCTCTCCACCTCCAGCCGGAGCTGCCCCGGGCTCTTCTTGATTTTGTTCTGCGCCTCCACGTTGAGCATCTCAGCCGTGCTCTCCCCATTGATGGTGACAATGACATCCCCCGGCCGGAGGTCACCCGTGGCCGCCTTCCCGTGCTCCGTCACCTCCGTGGAGAAGGGGACATGTCCCGGTGACCCCCCCGTGCAGTGCAGCATTCCCCGTGCAGCCCCAACCCGACCCCCGCCCTGCGGGGATGCTCCCACCCTCTGGAATCTCCAGGGCCCTGCCAGGGCATCaccagcccctctgccaggaGGGGACCACGGCCTTGGAAACAACACCCGGAAATttggcccagcccggcccagcccagggGCCACGGGAgccccccccgccgccgccacccGCCGTGGGCCATTCCCACGGAGCAGGATCCCCCAAGGACGGCAAACAGGATCCGCTCCCCGGGGCAGCCCGGCCCGCCCGGAGCCCCGGCGGCCCTCCCGGGCCGGGGGACACGTGGGGGCTCCTACCTTGGAGACGGTGATGGGCTTCCCGAAATCTCTTCCCCCGGAGATGCGGAAGCCCcacggggccgggccgggcagtgtcactgtcaccgtCACCGGCATGGCAGCGGCGGCTCTGGGCGGGCAGGAGCGAGGTGTCAGCGATCCCGGCCGCTGAGAGGATGAGGCAGAGGGGACCCCCCTCCTCCTACCCACAGACCACACAACGAGGGCCTCCCTGTCCCCGCTGCACCCTGAGGGTCCCCAGCGCCGGCAGCGCTTTCCTTCCGGGGAGGGGACCCAGGTCCTCGCAGGGTGACAGCAGCCACCGCCGCTTCCTCTTGTCCCCCAAGGCTGGCGCCTTCCTCCCCGGGCCCAGGGGGTCCCAGACACCCGGCGGTGCAGCTGAGACAGCCAAGGTCgttcccaggagctggagcaagGCAGGAAATTGGTGAAGCCTTGGCAGCAAGGCCGGGGCTGTGGCCTGGCAGAGCCGAGCctgtggggtttggaggggaGGATGTGGCAGCGAGGGACGGGTTCTGCTGCTCATCACAGCAGCGTCCGACACCAGCGAGGaccagcagcctcagcccttGATCCCACAGCAAATCCACACCGGTAAAGGACGCTGAGGATCCcccgggggtggcacagggtcCCCATGGCACCCCGGTGAGTGACGCAGCCCTTGGCTCCCATGGGATGGGTGGGAATGGGCAGCCGCATCCCCTAAATCCACaccagatcccatcccacccatcccgccacagcctgggagagctgggcagcccaTCTGGAGCCGGGCACCCCGGCCGGCACCGGGCACCCCGTCCGCAGCCGCCGGGAATGTTAAAAATCCCAAGAGCACAAAGAGGGGCTTGAGAGGCTGTCCGGAAGAATTTCCTGGGCTGGGCTTCCAGCGCCGGGaggaaaccccaaaccccctccccatgcccagccctgctcagcatcCCCGGGCAGCGAGGGCTGCCAGCCCGGGGACCCCCACACCCAGCTGGGCACCCACCCCAGACCCCCCGACAGCCCTGCACCTCTTCTCTGGACCCTGCACTCCTTCTTCAGACACTGCACCCCAGCTCTCCCTTATGCTCCTCTTCTCCACTTCCTGctccccttctccatccctgcacccctTCTCCAGTCCCTGCACCTCCCTTTCGTGTCCTGCACCCCTTCTCCATCCCCGTCCCCAGGTCTGCCCGTGCTCCCCTTCTccaccccctgctcccctcctcgGCCCCCCGCTCCCCACCTGTGTCCCCGCTCCCTCCCGGCTCTGTCCCCGCCGCACAGCGTTGTCTTTGTGCCCGCGGCGGCTGGCGGTGCCGCCTGGCACCCGCGGGGCGAGCGGCTGGGACGGGCGATGCCAGGAGGCGCggggacctggggacacagggacttGGCACTGGCGAGGATCCGGGGACGTGGGGACTCGGGGACACAGTGGCGGGACCTGCCCGCACATCCCTCTCCACCCccgggcaccgggacccccgagGGTCGGACACCCCCCCAGCCGCAGCCggcgccccccgcgccccccgcatCCCCCCGCACTCACCGGGGCGGCCGAGCCGGGCGGCCCCGCGGGGCTGCGGAGCCAAGCGCGGTCCCGGGACGGCACCGCCTCCTCGGGAggagccgagccgggccgggccgggccgggctgcggGCACGGCCCCCCCCGACGGGGCGCACGGCGGCGGCTGGGCCCGCCCCGGCGCGGAGCGGGACCGCCCGTGGGCGTGGGGGGATCCCCGCGGCCCCACGCAGCGTCCTCGCCGCTCCCCGCCCACGGCTCCGGTGGGACGTGTCCCGGGACCGGCTCCTCCCCAATCCCGGCACTCTCAGAGTcgggctgagctgagctttaATGACGGAAAAGAAGCGAAGGCGACTCCCGGACACGGACCCACATCTCGGGGAACGGCCGTCATGGTCAGGCCCGGCACCGGGCAGACCCCCGGGGCGACCCCCGGGGCGGTGGCACCGGGCAGCGGTGAGGAGGGGGCGGGTTAAGGCACTGGGCGGGGGAGACACCCCGCGCTGGGGGGATTCGTCCCTGTTAGAAGCAGCCCCATAGGGGCGGGAGGGAGCTGGAGGCGCTTCATCCCCGTGGGGGGACACGGCGGGACAGGGGGAAGCCCCCGGGGTCCCCACGGCCGCGGGTCACACCGGCGCCACGTAATTCCCGGGGAAAGTGCCGAATTTCTGCGTCCTTCTGGACACTCCTGTGGGTATAAAGAGGCGGAGAGGTGGTGAGGGTGGCACCTTGTcttcatccctgtccccagggcggTGGCCACGCACCCACGAACCAGCCGTCGTCGCACTGCTGCATGACATCCACGCGGtccccttccagcagctccagctcgtCGGCGTTTTGGGGCCGGTACTGGTAGAGTGCCCGGTACCTGCGAGACAAAGCATGGGCAGAGCCCACCCCCCACGGGTCCCTCGTGGGGACACCGCGCCCCGGGGACGCTCCTGGCCCTGCTTACGGAGTCCACCGGATTTCGGAGCCGTTGTAGGACGGCGCGGGCTCGGGCCGGGCGCTGGTTTGTGCCGCCGGGGTCGGGCGCtgtggggggacacggggggttCAGGGCGGCACCCGCAGCCCCAGCGGTGCCGGGGCACGATGCCAGGGCGGGGGACACTCACCTGCTCGGGGCTCCAGGCAGGACGCCGGGGCTCCTGGGGGTGGGCGGCCGCAGGGTGTGGGGGACTGGCGGAGGCCACcaaggggctgggggtgccggCGTGGGGCagctttggggagggggggaaggtGGCACCGAGGTGGCGCGGAGAGGACGGGCGCCCGCCCGCCACCCCGGGACCCCGCTTGGCTTCCCGGGGGGAGCCGGCGGGAGCCTGGGGGATGCGGGGGCCGGGCGAGCGCTGCAGGGACGGGGACCCGGCCGCGGGCAGGGGGCTGGCGGGGGCGGGAGAGGAGGGGATGTCCTCGGCGGTGGTTTTGACCCGCGGCTCCTTCAGCACCTGCACGTAGGTGGCGGGGAAGATGCCCTGGCGGCTGGTGCCCGAGATCCGCCCCTCGTACCAGTTCTCGTTCACCCGCCGCACCAGGCAGATCCGCTCGCCCTGCCGCGGGAGCAGAGGGCGGGTCAGCACGGATCGGCCCGGGATGGCCCTGAACGGCCCGAGATGGCACAGCACGGAGCGGCACGGATCGGCCCGGGATGGCACAGCACGGAGCCGCGGTACCTTACGAAAGGAGAGCTCCACGTGCAGATCCCCTCGGAAGTTGTAGAGCGCCAGCGCCTCGCCGTATTCCAGCACCTGGAGCGTGGGAGCCTTGATGGGCTTGGGCACCTCCGTGGGGGGCAGGATCTGGGAGGGACACGCGGGTGAGGGGCAGCGCCAGgaccccccggccccgctgccccctcACGGCCCGGGCTCACCTCCACGTAGTTGGAGGGGAAGATGCCCACGCGGCCGTGGTGCTCCCCCTCCAGCCAGTTCCTGTCCACCTCCTTATGGATGTAGACAATGTCCCCCTTCTGCAGCGTCAGCTCCCTGCAAGGGACACTGTCACACCTGTCCGGGGGCACAGTCCCCTCCCCGGCTCGGCTGGCAGGACCACCCCACGTGCCGGGGCTCCCCCAGTCCCCCTGGGTTACCCGAGGGGCACGGCGGGACCCCAGGAGTGTCCCCGGCGCTTACTTGGGAGACTCAGCCTGGAAGTTGAACTTGAGGCGAGCCGCTTTCatctggggagggagaggagaggttaCAGGGAGACACCCCAGTCCCagccaccccaaatcccacacgGCATGGCACCATCCCAGCCTCaccttcttttcctccctcttgaCGGCCTCCACGGGATCCCCCAGGTCCGACAAGCTGGGGAGGGTCCCTGGCCTGAGGGTGTCTGTAAAGAGCGGGGTGTCACCAGCCAGGGTGAGCGGGGTGCCCcatggcagggcctgggggctCGGGGGGGATAAAGGGGgctcacctctgccagggctccgGTCactggccagccccagcccaccccGCTCCATGCTGGGGGTGGCAGGTGAGTGGTGGGTGGCAGGGGGGCTCCACAGCCGCTGGGGTGACAGGGGGCTCCTGAGGGGTGACAGTGGCTCAGGGCAGGACTGAGCCTCGtatccagccctgctgccatgaACCCCCCCTGCTCTGACCCTGTGAATTGCGtggagcaggagccctgggTCTCATGGATCAGGAGATCAGGGACCCTCAAGACTCCTGTATCCCATGGACCAAGACTCTGGACCCCTGGGTTCCACAGACCAGGAGTTCGGGGTCCTCCAGGACCAGGATCCCTGAATTCCATAAACCAGGACATTGGGGTCCCCCAGAACCAGAACCCCCGGATCCCACGGCCCAGAACCACTGGGTACCCCAATGTGAGGTTAACGCTGGGGTCCCCCAGAACCAGGGCCCGCGGGTTTGCTCCCTCCACCCCTCCCGGGGCTCCTCCCGGAGGCAGCCAAGCGGGACAGGTCCAAAGTTTTCCGGCAGCgcggccccgctgccgccgAGCAGGAAGCGCCGGGGAGGGCTAATGAATAACCCCGCTCCGGGGGGCACTTAAAGAGCCCAAATGCGCCCCCCAAGCCCGAGGAGGGGTTGGGGAGGGGTGGAGGCCCCCCTCTGTGCGCCCCTGGGGGTCACGGTAGGTCCTACAAGAGGAGGcgcttgtttgtttgtttgtttgtttgtttgttcgtTTGTTTTCCTCCGGCTGCCGGAGCACAGAGGGGTCTGTGGGCACACCCTGGCGTGCCCACCCCATCCCGGGGTGCCCATCCCATCCCGGGGTGCTCCGGCAGCCGCCGGcacagctgtcccctccctgtgcccgtGGGGACACAGCGGTGGGAATCCAAGCGCCGTCACCTCCCCTGGGACGGAGCCAAACGCCGGGACACGGCGTCCCTGCTCCAGGGACGAGGGAAAGGGTCAGCCCCGCTCCGGCCCCGTCCCACCCAGCGGGCAGCCGGCCCGGCGCCGGCTCCCACCCGTGCCGGGCTGTGGGGGGACCGGGGGGGCAGCGCTGCCACGGGGAGCTCCGTGGGGATCCCGTGGGGGATGCCGGGGGACTCCCACCCCGCGGGacgctgcagggacagcccgcCCGCCACCCCCAGAGCGGGGTCCCGAACCTCGCCTCCAGTGGGGTCTGggcagggggatttgggggcgcGGGGGGTGGGAGCGGCCGCTGAACTCACCGAGCAGCCGGGGAGGCCGGAGCAGGGGAGCGAGCGGTGGGAGCAGCCGCCGGGCTCTGCCGGGAGGAGCGGGAGGGGGTGGGAGAGAAAAATTAATCATCCAGGAGGCCGAGTCTCGGCGGGAAGCGAAGGAGTCCAGCTCGGCTGCGCCAATAAACCGccggacggacggacggacgggcGGGCTGGGTCCTAAAGCCCCACAGCCACGGCCACGgctccaggctgctgagcagccgTGCGTGGGTCCAGATGTGCGTGGAGCCAG is part of the Haemorhous mexicanus isolate bHaeMex1 chromosome 30, bHaeMex1.pri, whole genome shotgun sequence genome and encodes:
- the C30H8orf58 gene encoding uncharacterized protein C8orf58 homolog; amino-acid sequence: MLRRRGAFTVQPLRGELDGPWESAESCIVRTSASVYRRLQESPRQPPRGMSTRGPPQPPSSPPAGGRLLKSESEDSGVEMASNEHSPSTPLGSESRFSLDGFPAEEPPGEEPPRAARSRSASRRLLQAAQRSRRQRCPRQLSRRSASAADLAEPPRDPEETEGAAEAAAGAARPPRDPRAVPEAAVSGQGLRYLEQVCQMLERLARLQQDNRALRQQAAGARCARPATLPSRQPPRQDLGTWRDEGFRPRSCSDSQAPAADPGPCRRLWGHSVSSPSLLDPAEGCAGVPAPDKDGRSHWGRVKVLLTRLTRRSLRGGRCR
- the PDLIM2 gene encoding PDZ and LIM domain protein 2, with the protein product MPVTVTVTLPGPAPWGFRISGGRDFGKPITVSKVTEHGKAATGDLRPGDVIVTINGESTAEMLNVEAQNKIKKSPGQLRLEVERSPVPSPSHTNGDTSLERLATRFQDMLQMPSDSQSALRTLDPSLASLTHPPGSASSQEQEFTCPGLRQERPPSRQSSSQGPVLPPPHRPPSPELGAPQTPWAAPRERRLSSPSASTCHSQGSEPTMRRLEEDSEVYKMLQENRELRTAPRQSSTFRLLQEALEDEEGGGPAAPFPSRLSAGARKPVAGVQKLHVCEKCGSSIATQAVRIQDGRYRHPSCYTCADCGLSLKMRGHFWVGDELFCEKHARLRYQGPPGGPVPRPVSPRS
- the SORBS3 gene encoding vinexin isoform X3, which translates into the protein MAGRLLTPDTGPALGVEDVPHLLSALQVSPQHTVTRVPVIRHRGSNTLNFHFHEPESRGTAENSQGAPKSSVNEWYQTWPAKEAKAPSTQVPAQPTPSPRAAPACPRPPGWSATWTKDSKRRERRWVKYDGIGPVDETGMPLASRSSVDSPRDWYRSMFRQIHRKLPEPDWDTHSCPTTAPPSPPKPRRRGSAPAEPPGMPNGMDWTHWGATGASAEPGSIFDYEPGKFSPREQSPAAARPKRAQSIEVLLEQELEQLSEELDKDMRDMETRRTPRQSPAAAPTARSPAPASPAARSPLSPQRLWSPPATHHSPATPSMERGGLGLASDRSPGRDTLRPGTLPSLSDLGDPVEAVKREEKKMKAARLKFNFQAESPKELTLQKGDIVYIHKEVDRNWLEGEHHGRVGIFPSNYVEILPPTEVPKPIKAPTLQVLEYGEALALYNFRGDLHVELSFRKGERICLVRRVNENWYEGRISGTSRQGIFPATYVQVLKEPRVKTTAEDIPSSPAPASPLPAAGSPSLQRSPGPRIPQAPAGSPREAKRGPGVAGGRPSSPRHLGATFPPSPKLPHAGTPSPLVASASPPHPAAAHPQEPRRPAWSPEQRPTPAAQTSARPEPAPSYNGSEIRWTPYRALYQYRPQNADELELLEGDRVDVMQQCDDGWFVGVSRRTQKFGTFPGNYVAPV